The following is a genomic window from Clostridium sp..
ACAAAGCTCGTTTACCGTGATCTCCTCAAAAGGTTTTGCCGTGAGCAGTTCAAACATCTTATCTGAAAATGCACTTAATGTCCTTTCTGCTCCTTTAGTTGATTTTTTTGTAATATCATATTTCATAAATATATCCCCTTTGCAGATTCATAATTTTGTCTAAATTTAAACAAAAACTATTATCTGATTCTTGTTATCTTTTGTAAATTAGTTTATCATAAAGTACAAAAAGTTTGCAACTGACTAAAATTTTTCACATGAAAATTATTTATAATTGCACCAATTTTCCATCTGTCCCGATCTGATACAAAATTTCACGTCGATGACAAATGCATGGCTGTTTGTCTATATCCAATATTCGGATGGAGAATGACAGACTCGTCTGGTATTTAGGTACTGTGGGAAAATGAAGAAATTAAAGTTATAAAGAACAGAAAGGAGTCACTACAGATGTCTATTGTAGTTATAACTGCTTTGCCAATGTGATTCGCCGCTGAATAGTCCTATAATTTTGGTGTTATATTAGAAAGATAAGGAGGATACAAGTATGATCTTTTATTTTTCAGCAACAGGAAACAGCAAATATGTAGCTTTAAAAATCGTAGCAGGGACAGAGGAAGAAATCATTGACATTGCAGATTGTGTTAAAAATTGGAGGTTCACATTTGCGATAAGGGATAAAGAAAAAATTGGATTTGTTACACCAACCTATTTTTGGGGAGTACCTTCCATTGTATATGAGTTTCTTGAAAAATTGAAACTATGGATTCCGGATTCATACGAACCTTATATTTATCATGTGGCGACATTTGGAACCACAACTGGGCAGGTGGGACGTATGGTCAATGAGCTTCTAAAAAAAAGAGGCTTGTACTTAAACAGCAGGTTTAGTGTGCGGATGCCTGATACATGGACTCCGGTCTTTGATCTTACCGATAAAAAGAAAATAGAGAAAATCAATCACGAGGCCGAGAAGCAGATTGAGGAAGTGGTCGGGAAGATCAAGCGGGAGATTGACGGAGATTTCAGTCACCGAAAGATGCCTATGCTAGCGGTCAAATTATTATATCCCCAGTATGAAAAAAAGCGGCAGACAAAGTATTTTACAGTGGATGATAGTTGTATCAGCTGCGAGCTCTGTGCTAAAAAATGTCCGATTGCGGCTATTGAGATACAGAATGGCAGGCCGGTATGGGTTAAGGAAAAGTGCACATTATGTCTTGGGTGTCTGCATCGCTGCCCGAAGTTTTCAATTCAATATGGAAATAAAACTAAAAATCACGGCCAGTATGTCAATCCAAATGTAACAATATAAAATTCTTCCCCATGATTTGATGGCTTCGTTTGCAAAAGGGTAAATTAACTGTCACAAAAAGATCAGAACATGGAGGTTCATATTATAAATGGAAAATAAATCACAAGATAATAATATTATGAAGAAAATTTCAACATTTATTGTGGATAAACGGCATGGATTTTTTCTGATGTTTATCGTTGCCATAATCTATTGCATTGTTTCGATTCCAAAAGTCTCGATTAACAATGATATTACCAGCTACCTGCCGGCTGATTCTGAAACACGCCTTGGCCTGAACGTAATGAACAAAGAATTTACTACATTTGGTACAGCCAGTGTAATG
Proteins encoded in this region:
- a CDS encoding EFR1 family ferrodoxin (N-terminal region resembles flavodoxins. C-terminal ferrodoxin region binds two 4Fe-4S clusters.); this encodes MIFYFSATGNSKYVALKIVAGTEEEIIDIADCVKNWRFTFAIRDKEKIGFVTPTYFWGVPSIVYEFLEKLKLWIPDSYEPYIYHVATFGTTTGQVGRMVNELLKKRGLYLNSRFSVRMPDTWTPVFDLTDKKKIEKINHEAEKQIEEVVGKIKREIDGDFSHRKMPMLAVKLLYPQYEKKRQTKYFTVDDSCISCELCAKKCPIAAIEIQNGRPVWVKEKCTLCLGCLHRCPKFSIQYGNKTKNHGQYVNPNVTI